The proteins below are encoded in one region of Oncorhynchus kisutch isolate 150728-3 linkage group LG14, Okis_V2, whole genome shotgun sequence:
- the LOC116353494 gene encoding prothoracicostatic peptide-like: MLIWEKLSKLQDMLIWEELSKLQDMLIWEELSKLQDMLIWEELSKIQDMLIWEELSKLQDMLIWEEHSKLQDMLIWEELSKLQDMLIWEELSKLQDMLIWEELSKLQDMLIWEELSKLQDMLIWEELSKLQDMLIWEELSKLQDMLIWEEHSKLQDMLIWEELSKLQDMLIWEEHSQLQDMLIWEEHSQLQDIWEEHSKLQDMLIWEELSKLQDLLIWEELSKLQDMLIWKEHSQLQDMLIWEELSKLQDMLIWEEPSKLQDIWEELSKLQDMLIWEELSKLQDMLIWEEHSSIIDI, from the coding sequence ATGTTGATATGGGAGAAGCTCAGTAAACTACAGGACATGTTGATATGGGAGGAGCTCAGTAAACTACAGGACATGTTGATATGGGAGGAGCTCAGTAAACTACAGGACATGTTGATATGGGAGGAGCTCAGTAAAATACAGGACATGTTGATATGGGAGGAGCTCAGTAAACTACAGGACATGTTGATATGGGAGGAGCACAGTAAACTACAGGACATGTTGATATGGGAGGAGCTCAGTAAACTACAGGACATGTTGATATGGGAGGAGCTCAGTAAACTACAGGACATGTTGATATGGGAGGAGCTCAGTAAACTACAGGACATGTTGATATGGGAGGAGCTCAGTAAACTACAGGACATGTTGATATGGGAGGAGCTCAGTAAACTACAGGACATGTTGATATGGGAGGAGCTCAGTAAACTACAGGACATGTTGATATGGGAGGAGCACAGTAAACTACAGGACATGTTGATATGGGAGGAGCTCAGTAAACTACAGGACATGTTGATATGGGAGGagcacagtcaactacaggacaTGTTGATATGGGAGGagcacagtcaactacaggacaTATGGGAGGAGCACAGTAAACTACAGGACATGTTGATATGGGAGGAGCTCAGTAAACTACAGGACCTGTTGATATGGGAGGAGCTCAGTAAACTACAGGACATGTTGATATGGAAGGagcacagtcaactacaggacaTGTTGATATGGGAGGAGCTCAGTAAACTACAGGACATGTTGATATGGGAGGAGCCCAGTAAACTACAGGACATATGGGAGGAGCTCAGTAAACTACAGGACATGTTGATATGGGAGGAGCTCAGTAAACTACAGGACATGTTGATATGGGAGGAGCACAGTAGTATCATTGATATTTAG